The Populus alba chromosome 6, ASM523922v2, whole genome shotgun sequence genomic interval ACACCAAGGCAGGGCCATTGACGAGTGCTCGGAAACCTGCCTCAAAGCAATTAAGAAAGGATGGGAAATCGCCTGAAGAGGTTAAATTAGGGGAAGAGAAGAAAGTCGTTACGGTGCCCACTGTCGGTAATTTATCCCCCAAATCACTTTCTGGCAATTTTTCTTCAGTGCTTCGCCGCCATGAACAGTTGTTGCATTCGAATTTGTCACTAAATGCTTCTTGTTCATCTGATGCCTCCACTGATTCATTTCATAGCCGAACATCTACTGGGAGGTTGATTCGGTCAAATAATGTAGGGACTAGAAGGAAGCAGTATGTTTCAAAGCCAAGAAGTGTTGTGTCTGATGGGGGTTTAGAATCTCTACCTTCTTCTGATGGTTCACAGTCCAAGAAAACTTGTGCCTGGGTGACACCAAATACTGGTATGTTCTCACttctttgatttaatttttcccttttttttcatgaaagataCAGTTGAATTGTGACACTGATAATATGTAGAGCCTTGCAAACtgtatatattaattgttaTCAGTTTGTCTTTCTgaaccatataaaaaatttaccagAGATCTCGTTTGAGTTTAATGCTATGAATGTGGAATAGGTTTGGGTAGTTTATTTTGGAAGTTCTGTTTTACATACCTTTTAAGTTCCCAGCaccaaaataaaacttattttggAATTGCTATAGTTATTGCTATTCGTAGTGCTTATGAGTTGCATTGCAAGGCGAGACATTTATATGATATGTGATGGCTTTGGTTGAATAGATGATGCCGCTCTACTTTCTGCTGCTTCACTCAAATGTTGTTTCTGAAACTTGGTTCAGACATTCAGTTAACCGTGATTTCTACTTGGAATCAAACCTCATAAAAGTTGGTTCAATTACCAAGTTGAACTCATTTTATTAACTGGAGGTCAATTATGATTGCTAAAGAACTGAGTTAAACCAGCCGAAAACTGGGCTTGATTAATTATGGATTGTTCTAAACAAGTGTTGTGttaatataacaaatataatttgatgcTACTCCTAATTTGTAAAGCTTGCCAAGTGCTCTTTGTAGTAGATTTTAAGAATTTGATGTAACTATCAGGCTATAGCTCCATAGGTAGGCATTTTTACTTTCCATCATGCTGATTTATTGACTTGGACTGTCTGGTTTAGATTTGCaagcttttttcctttcaaCCATAACTATTTAATAGTAGATAAAGTGGAGCATATACTTTTTctgatttttggaattttttccACAAACATGGATACTTGCtgtatgtttttgctttcagtTTTGTGTCTTAAGagtaaatattttgattaaataatgaaattatgcagtttttcattctcttttccttgctgTTGTATAATATGCCTCATCCAATGTTTTTACTTATGTTGGTGTTAGAAAGGAATGCGCAAGTCTGTTAAATTGAAATTGCTTTCTTGtatcatttcttaaaaaaaaaatgaaagacatTGTGCACTTGCCTTTTGTAAATATTGACCGGATTCAATTTCAATGTTTGATGGAGGTAATAATCAAAGCATATAAATGTCACTTAGGAATTGTTGTGTCATGTGTTACTTAAGCATGTCAATTTGCTATATAGCATTGTCCACATGCTTTAGCCATGcttattttggatttaattgCTGACTGGTTTTCATATCAAAAACAGATCCATGTTATACTGCTTTCCATGATGAAGAATGGGGACTCCCAGTACATGATGACAGGTATGTAATTGCAATATTGTTCGCGTCTGTCCTACTTGTTAAAAGATCTGTCATTCCTGATATGATGATCTGTTTTAACTGTTATTTGCTTGCTACTTTTGTCTGCATGCAGGAAGTTGTTTGAGCTTCTTGTCCTTTCAGGTGCTTTGGCTGAACTTACCTGGCCTGCTATTCTAAGCAAAAGGCACATGTTTAGGTACTTTGCCTATCCAAGTTCCTATATGTTTCAGCAACCAACATGCTCATCAATGAACTCTGACCATCCGCATCATTTGTCCTTTTAGTTGCAGTCTCCTCCTTATCTTAATTGTATTGCTAGATAGAgtttataaaaaacttttatttgcaGGGAAGTTTTTGCAGATTTTGATCCAATTGCAGTCTCAAAATTTAATGAGAAGAAGATCATAGCACCTGGAAGCACCGCAGCTTCCCTGTTATCAGAGCTTAAGCTCCGTGCTATCATTGAGAATGCTCGCCAAATATCCAAGGTAGATTCTCATTTTTTAAGCATTGATTTATTCTGAATAGCAGAAAGACTGTTTACATAGGACACTGTAAATTGTGCTTATAAGTGGAAGATAGAAAGAGTAGCCTGGCCATCCAAATACAGCCAAATTTAATCCTGGTTTTTGACGTTACCCTGAGTTTAGATTAGTGTTAAAAATCATAACTGGTAGAGCTCGTTTTGCGCTTCAATACCCTAGTGCTGATTACCTTAATTAGATCAGTGCAATCGTAATGGGGACCGCTCATGATGTTCTCTTATTTGTGAAAGTATTAAATGGCACATAATGCGAGCTTAATGATTGCTCGATCAGTTTGGTTTGGTGAAAAGTAGTTGAGTGGTGGTCCAGATTTCCCCTGCAATTTGCATGAACCATATAGGACAAACTATACTATTACAACCAAACAGCTTGACCTTGATAACTTTATCTTATCTCAGGAGTTGCTTATGCAACCTAATTATTCCTTTTCTTCGAGATGCCAGCTTGCTTGGTTGGTAACTTACAAATGATTTATCTGACCTGATGACTTCCAGTCATTAACCCCTTTAACATTGTTAATGAAGTCAGCCATGATTGCTTGCTCCATATATCTGCCATGATTATCATTTGCAATTAACTTTTTACAGGTTTTGTTGATGCCAGGTCATTGATGAGTTTGGGTCATTTGACAAATATATTTGGAGCTTTGTGAACTACAAGCCTATAGTTAGCAGATTCCGGTATCCTCGACAGGTCCCCGTGAAAACTCCCAAAGCAGATGCGATAAGCAAGGACCTTGTAAGAAGAGGGTTCCGCTCTGTGGGGCCCACAGTCATCTACTCGTTCATGCAGGTGGCAGGGGTAACGAACGATCACCTCATTAGTTGCTTCAGATTCCAGGAGTGTATAGATGCAGCagaagggaaagaagaaaaCGGCATCAAGTCTGAAGATGTAAAAACCGATGACATCATGGAATCCAAAATATCCATAGCTATTGATGAATTGAGTTTCTCCTCGGAATGATGGAGGTGGCACTTGGAACGCCATGTTCAGTCATCAGTTTACCCTAGTAACTGATTCTCAGCTGTTCTTCGGGTAGTGatgaatatggttttttttttttgtataaatctTAATGAATTCTTATGCATATTACGGATTCCTAGATTGTAGATTACTAAAAACGAATTAAATCAACAGATGAATGGGCTGTAGATGGGGCCTGTTCGAGCGAGCcttgaaaaattaatgttgattttttGTACAGTTGAAATAGCCAGTAATCAGAATCTTCTTTTGAACCCAACTTGGACATTAGGAAGCAGAGTTTACCATTTATCATTTCTgttaaaaagagaggaaacGTAATTTGTAGGAGAATTGTATTGTTGCAAGTGATTGCACacattgaaaatcaaattctatttatcggcaaaaataaatatatcaacataaaataacataatataatagttatttGTAGTTTAGACATATAACTCATGTTTGTATGGAtggatagaaaagaaaggtaatatttataatatatgtatttttcttgaggttattaataataataatataaaattttaggttgttacatgataaaaattgaatggtAAGTAAATACTATTTAGTTGATGCTGTTAAATATTCTAACAAGTATGGATATTTAGATTTATGTAAAGGCAATGGGTATTACTTACAAGACTTTAGGTGTCATGTACAACCAAAAAATCAGGATGGAGTATTTAATCGTACAATCATCACAATGTAATGTGAAAAAACATCTTTGAAGCTTGGAAACAAAGGTGGAGATTTTACAAAACATGTTCGTTTATCCATGTAAAACACAAGTCCAAATTGCAGTGGTATCAATAACATTACATAATTCTATTAGAAAGAAATCTCATGATGatgtaatatttataaaaaaaaaatcacatgatatagtatttatagaatttgattacattttcaattttattcttgataatttttaactGATACTATTGCATGTTTAGAAAGCAATGGATACCAAAGACTTTTTCAGATGGATTTTATACGGGATAAAATCgcaaatagtttaatgtgataataaaaaataaaactttttttcataaaatattaattatttcatgatataataataaatctacaatattttaataaaaaaccatatatatttatatatattatttttaatcattttattaccagaccttaatttaaaaaatatttttaacacattaagttgtttttgttttattcaaccttaatttaaattataattttaactaaaaatattttatcgaaTCAACCTTcactaaaaatatgttttctaaatttaaaaaaaaaaactaccccAAACACTTAA includes:
- the LOC118043850 gene encoding uncharacterized protein; the encoded protein is MSGAPRVRSMNVADSEARSVLGPTGNTKAGPLTSARKPASKQLRKDGKSPEEVKLGEEKKVVTVPTVGNLSPKSLSGNFSSVLRRHEQLLHSNLSLNASCSSDASTDSFHSRTSTGRLIRSNNVGTRRKQYVSKPRSVVSDGGLESLPSSDGSQSKKTCAWVTPNTDPCYTAFHDEEWGLPVHDDRKLFELLVLSGALAELTWPAILSKRHMFREVFADFDPIAVSKFNEKKIIAPGSTAASLLSELKLRAIIENARQISKVIDEFGSFDKYIWSFVNYKPIVSRFRYPRQVPVKTPKADAISKDLVRRGFRSVGPTVIYSFMQVAGVTNDHLISCFRFQECIDAAEGKEENGIKSEDVKTDDIMESKISIAIDELSFSSE